A genomic stretch from Symbiobacterium terraclitae includes:
- a CDS encoding cell division FtsA domain-containing protein, with protein sequence MSSRALLTLDIGTRKVAGLVTTSGPKGLKILAAEVMEHAERSMLDGQIHDVMAVAEVVSQVKRKLERRVREPLRDVAVAAAGRALRTVRGEAVRQLSGLTQLTAEEVFSLELEAVQAAQTALSEVLREGERPQDYHYVGHSVTRCVLDGFPLANLVGQRGTVAEVDVIATFLPRGVVDSLVAVVERCGLEMIALTLEPIAALTVAVPQSMRHLNLALVDIGAGTSDIALTAAGAVVAYDMVPIAGDEITEALSEAYLLDFKVGERVKRQISAAESVEFTDILGQTHRESREAMVQALQPAVRRLAGQIARRILALNSGKPPQAVLLVGGGSMTPSLTECLAAEIGLPAQRVAVRGRDAISGVEGARNILKGPDCITPIGIAVAARDHSTLGFAYVYVNGRGVRLFRPNRLTVADALLAAGVSIRELHGTIGKGLTVTVNGELRIVPGTFGRPARILVNGEAAGLEAQVQHQDRIEVEPGTPGEPGRATVADVAPEACVQTELVLNGDAVTVPPLVTVNGEPAGPERELQDNDAVVVRPLRTVSDALACLGFSDALAQQVISYTLNGKPESVTWQRYLVSHNGRPATPAALESPLAPGDSLTVEPCPPPTAGALAARIAGGHAVRVRVNGAEHRLPAQGVTVRVNGQVAGHDEPLRADDHIAVTTSDEPPIFASLLVAAGVATTPPPGMRQLIMRLNGRDAEFVTPVADGDEAEIKWI encoded by the coding sequence GTGTCGTCACGCGCTCTGCTCACCCTCGATATCGGTACGCGCAAGGTAGCCGGGTTGGTGACCACCAGCGGACCCAAGGGGCTCAAGATCCTGGCGGCCGAGGTCATGGAGCACGCGGAGCGCTCGATGCTCGACGGGCAGATTCACGACGTCATGGCCGTGGCCGAGGTCGTCTCCCAGGTGAAGAGGAAGCTGGAGCGCCGCGTGCGCGAGCCGCTGCGCGACGTGGCGGTCGCGGCGGCCGGCCGTGCGCTGCGCACCGTGCGCGGCGAGGCGGTCCGCCAGCTCTCCGGCCTGACGCAGCTGACCGCCGAGGAGGTCTTCAGCCTCGAACTGGAAGCCGTCCAGGCGGCACAGACCGCCCTGAGTGAGGTGCTGCGCGAAGGCGAGCGCCCTCAGGACTACCACTACGTCGGCCACTCGGTCACCCGGTGCGTGCTGGACGGGTTCCCGCTCGCCAACTTGGTGGGGCAGCGGGGCACCGTGGCCGAGGTCGACGTGATCGCCACGTTCCTGCCCCGCGGCGTGGTTGACTCGCTGGTGGCGGTGGTGGAGCGGTGCGGGCTCGAGATGATCGCCCTCACGCTGGAACCCATCGCCGCGCTCACCGTGGCCGTGCCGCAGTCCATGCGCCACCTGAACCTCGCGCTGGTGGACATCGGCGCCGGCACGTCGGACATCGCCCTCACGGCCGCGGGGGCCGTCGTGGCCTACGACATGGTGCCCATCGCAGGCGACGAGATCACCGAGGCGCTTTCCGAGGCCTACCTGCTGGACTTCAAGGTCGGGGAGCGCGTGAAGCGGCAGATCAGCGCGGCCGAGTCCGTCGAGTTCACCGACATCCTGGGCCAGACGCACCGGGAGAGCCGGGAGGCGATGGTTCAGGCGCTGCAGCCGGCGGTCCGGCGGCTGGCCGGCCAGATCGCCCGGCGCATCCTGGCCCTCAACAGCGGCAAGCCGCCCCAGGCGGTGCTGCTGGTGGGCGGCGGATCCATGACGCCCAGCCTCACGGAGTGCCTGGCGGCAGAGATCGGCCTGCCCGCCCAGCGCGTGGCCGTACGGGGCCGGGACGCCATCTCGGGGGTGGAGGGGGCCAGGAACATCCTGAAGGGCCCCGACTGCATCACCCCGATCGGCATCGCCGTGGCAGCGCGGGACCACTCCACGCTGGGGTTTGCCTACGTCTACGTCAACGGCCGCGGGGTGCGGCTCTTCCGGCCCAACCGCCTGACCGTGGCGGACGCGCTGCTCGCGGCGGGCGTCTCCATCCGGGAGCTGCACGGCACGATCGGCAAGGGGCTCACGGTCACCGTGAACGGAGAGCTGCGCATCGTGCCCGGGACCTTCGGCCGGCCGGCGCGCATCCTGGTCAACGGCGAGGCCGCGGGGCTGGAGGCGCAGGTCCAGCACCAGGACCGCATCGAGGTCGAGCCCGGCACCCCGGGCGAGCCCGGCCGCGCCACGGTCGCCGACGTGGCGCCCGAGGCGTGCGTGCAGACCGAGCTGGTCCTGAACGGCGACGCGGTGACCGTGCCGCCGCTGGTGACGGTGAACGGCGAGCCGGCGGGCCCGGAGCGGGAACTGCAGGACAACGACGCCGTGGTCGTGCGGCCGCTGCGCACCGTATCCGACGCCCTGGCCTGCCTGGGATTCAGCGATGCGTTGGCACAACAGGTCATTTCGTATACACTGAATGGCAAACCCGAATCTGTTACCTGGCAGCGATACCTGGTATCGCACAACGGCCGGCCGGCGACGCCCGCGGCCCTGGAGTCGCCGCTGGCGCCGGGCGACTCCCTGACCGTAGAGCCGTGCCCACCGCCCACGGCCGGCGCGCTGGCGGCCCGCATCGCCGGCGGCCACGCAGTCCGGGTGCGCGTAAACGGCGCGGAGCACCGGCTGCCGGCCCAGGGCGTGACCGTGCGCGTGAACGGGCAGGTGGCCGGCCATGACGAGCCGCTGCGGGCGGACGACCACATCGCCGTCACCACCAGCGACGAGCCGCCGATCTTCGCGAGCCTGTTGGTGGCTGCCGGGGTCGCCACAACCCCGCCGCCCGGCATGCGGCAGCTCATCATGCGGCTCAACGGGCGAGACGCCGAGTTCGTCACGCCGGTGGCCGACGGGGACGAGGCGGAGATCAAGTGGATCTGA
- a CDS encoding tetratricopeptide repeat protein, producing the protein MTEAATPVPARVRGTGLLSDLAALPWHGRPPAGWALVALSLWTGRVGPAIARCRKLVAANPDRLDLRARLGVLLVQVPAAASSAEEAVELLAPAVRRDGSNAVLRRWLAEALARAGMTDAAHAHLEAGLRLRPDMPDLWVARGRLLLSQGRTEEALVFIDGALAGRPKSGALWNLRGLCLSELGRHEEAARAYRKAARFLRTDGAVWANLGLALQKTGETAEALRALLHAVRLRPSDPTLLNNVGYTLMRAGRTREAIESYRQASALEPDSPLTLGNLAAALVEGGMIAEATSILDTALQKAPGDPTLLNNKGLLLMKVGKFREALACFDEALQRAPDDAAARANQAACYFALGRYEQALNAYRLAVATDPQNRQHLWSIGACLERLGRAEEALQTYNQALGA; encoded by the coding sequence ATGACGGAAGCTGCTACCCCAGTCCCCGCACGGGTGCGTGGTACCGGGTTGCTCTCGGACCTGGCGGCTCTCCCCTGGCACGGGCGCCCACCGGCGGGATGGGCACTCGTTGCGCTGTCCCTGTGGACCGGCCGGGTCGGCCCCGCCATCGCGCGCTGCCGGAAGCTCGTCGCCGCGAACCCCGACCGGCTCGATCTGCGCGCACGCCTCGGCGTGCTGCTCGTGCAGGTGCCGGCGGCAGCTTCGAGCGCCGAGGAGGCTGTGGAACTCCTGGCGCCGGCGGTGCGGCGCGATGGGTCCAACGCCGTCCTGCGCCGCTGGCTCGCCGAGGCGCTGGCGCGGGCGGGGATGACCGACGCCGCCCACGCCCACCTGGAGGCCGGCCTGCGGCTCCGTCCCGACATGCCTGACCTGTGGGTGGCCCGGGGCCGGCTCCTGCTGTCGCAGGGGCGCACGGAGGAGGCCCTGGTGTTCATCGACGGCGCCCTGGCCGGGCGCCCGAAGAGCGGCGCGCTCTGGAACCTGCGGGGCCTCTGCCTGAGCGAACTCGGGCGGCACGAGGAGGCGGCTCGGGCCTACCGCAAGGCTGCCCGGTTCCTGCGGACCGACGGCGCCGTCTGGGCCAACCTGGGCCTGGCGCTCCAGAAGACGGGCGAGACCGCCGAGGCGCTCCGTGCCCTGCTGCATGCGGTGCGGCTCCGGCCGTCGGATCCGACGCTGCTCAACAACGTCGGCTACACGCTCATGCGGGCCGGCCGCACCCGGGAGGCGATCGAGTCCTACCGGCAGGCCAGCGCCCTGGAGCCGGACTCGCCGCTCACCCTGGGGAACCTGGCCGCCGCCCTGGTGGAGGGCGGGATGATCGCGGAGGCGACCAGCATCCTGGACACCGCGCTGCAGAAGGCGCCGGGCGACCCCACCCTGCTCAACAACAAGGGTCTCCTGCTGATGAAGGTGGGGAAGTTCCGCGAGGCGCTGGCCTGCTTTGACGAGGCGCTGCAGCGGGCGCCTGACGATGCGGCCGCGCGCGCGAACCAGGCGGCGTGCTACTTTGCGCTGGGCCGCTACGAGCAGGCCCTGAACGCCTACCGCCTGGCCGTGGCCACCGACCCGCAAAACCGGCAGCACCTCTGGTCCATCGGTGCGTGCCTCGAACGGCTCGGCCGGGCCGAGGAGGCGCTGCAGACTTACAACCAGGCGCTCGGCGCGTGA
- the pssA gene encoding CDP-diacylglycerol--serine O-phosphatidyltransferase, giving the protein MNFGIGDQRDRHRWRIRAVRGGRWVRERSRKGLSSLPHLFTLANLAFGVGSLILTMQGEWRLASLMVVGSLVADGLDGRLARWLKADGEFGRELDSLADVVAFGVAPAVLLHQMALYQLGYFGLAVTIVFPLCGALRLARFNVIATSGYFVGVPITAAGTLLSTMAFYFLQETTAAPAPHVIPSAMLLLSYLMISSIPYPDFKKRSKGAGLQFWPVVGPVVALGALLWAAGWNPWAVILMPLTAYVVLGPWLVVVKKWDEKVQPWLAGANRR; this is encoded by the coding sequence GTGAACTTCGGCATAGGTGACCAGCGAGACCGGCACCGGTGGCGGATCCGGGCGGTACGCGGGGGCCGGTGGGTCAGGGAGCGGAGCCGCAAGGGTCTCTCCAGCCTTCCGCACCTGTTCACGCTGGCCAACCTCGCCTTCGGCGTCGGCAGCCTGATTCTCACCATGCAGGGCGAGTGGCGCCTCGCCTCGCTGATGGTCGTGGGCTCGCTGGTGGCGGACGGCCTGGACGGCCGCCTGGCCCGCTGGCTGAAGGCCGACGGCGAGTTCGGCCGGGAGCTGGACTCCCTGGCCGACGTGGTCGCCTTCGGCGTGGCCCCCGCGGTGCTCCTGCACCAGATGGCGCTCTACCAGCTCGGCTACTTCGGCCTCGCGGTCACCATCGTGTTCCCGCTCTGCGGCGCGCTCCGGCTGGCCCGGTTCAACGTGATCGCCACCAGCGGCTACTTCGTCGGCGTGCCCATCACGGCCGCGGGGACGCTGCTCTCGACGATGGCCTTCTACTTCCTGCAGGAGACGACGGCGGCGCCCGCCCCGCACGTCATCCCCTCGGCGATGCTCCTGCTCTCGTACCTGATGATCTCGTCGATCCCGTACCCCGACTTCAAGAAGCGCAGCAAGGGCGCCGGGCTCCAGTTCTGGCCCGTGGTGGGCCCGGTGGTGGCGCTGGGCGCGCTCCTCTGGGCGGCCGGCTGGAACCCCTGGGCGGTGATCCTGATGCCGCTCACCGCCTACGTGGTGCTCGGCCCCTGGCTCGTGGTGGTGAAGAAGTGGGACGAGAAGGTGCAGCCCTGGCTGGCCGGGGCGAACCGCCGCTGA
- a CDS encoding phosphatidylserine decarboxylase family protein, whose protein sequence is MRRPIIAREGWPFAAALLILALLALLVHWALALLPALLTLFVLWFFRDPERPIPEGERLVVSPADGRVMFVREVEEPRFMGGRAILVSIFLSVFDVHINRAPVAGEVRYREYVPGQFLAAWDETVGEVNERAYLGLVSGPHRVLVSQVAGLLARRIITWPQVGDRLQRGERFGLIRFGSCTQLWLPPGSEVLVGPGDRVAGGKTVIGRLPQ, encoded by the coding sequence ATGAGACGACCGATCATCGCCCGCGAGGGGTGGCCGTTCGCCGCCGCCCTGCTGATCCTGGCGCTGCTTGCACTGCTGGTCCACTGGGCCCTGGCCCTGCTGCCGGCCCTGCTCACACTTTTCGTCCTCTGGTTCTTCCGCGACCCCGAGCGGCCCATCCCCGAGGGGGAGCGGCTGGTGGTCTCCCCCGCCGACGGCCGGGTCATGTTCGTGCGGGAGGTGGAGGAGCCGCGGTTCATGGGTGGCCGGGCCATCCTCGTCTCGATCTTCCTTTCCGTGTTTGACGTGCACATCAACCGGGCGCCGGTGGCCGGCGAGGTGCGCTATCGGGAGTACGTGCCGGGGCAGTTCCTGGCCGCGTGGGATGAGACCGTGGGCGAGGTGAACGAGAGAGCCTACCTCGGGCTGGTCTCCGGGCCGCACAGGGTGCTGGTCAGCCAGGTGGCGGGGCTCCTGGCCCGGCGCATCATCACCTGGCCGCAGGTGGGCGACCGCCTCCAGCGGGGGGAGCGCTTCGGCCTGATCCGGTTCGGTTCCTGCACGCAGCTCTGGCTCCCGCCCGGCAGCGAGGTGCTGGTCGGTCCCGGCGACCGGGTGGCGGGCGGCAAGACGGTGATAGGGAGGCTACCGCAGTGA
- a CDS encoding TIGR04086 family membrane protein → MRGADGTGPAVDVTALAAGVLWGLLLLVVSALVLGVLDFRFPPAPQAEAGRTLVVQGVAAGLAGLRAAWVAGRGGFLHGLLAGIALIAAAIVLVGIFRDLPGIAGAVRGLLLGAGAGALAGVAAVNLRRS, encoded by the coding sequence ATGCGAGGGGCAGACGGGACCGGGCCGGCCGTGGACGTGACGGCACTGGCCGCCGGGGTGCTGTGGGGCCTGCTGCTGCTCGTGGTGAGCGCGCTGGTGCTGGGCGTTCTCGACTTCCGCTTCCCGCCTGCGCCCCAGGCCGAGGCGGGGCGGACGCTGGTGGTGCAGGGCGTGGCCGCCGGGCTGGCGGGACTGCGGGCGGCGTGGGTGGCCGGGAGGGGGGGCTTCCTCCACGGTCTGCTGGCCGGCATCGCCCTGATCGCCGCGGCCATCGTGCTCGTCGGCATCTTCCGCGACCTGCCCGGCATCGCGGGTGCGGTGCGGGGCCTCCTCCTGGGCGCGGGCGCCGGCGCGCTGGCGGGAGTCGCCGCCGTGAACCTGCGCCGGAGCTGA
- a CDS encoding polysaccharide deacetylase family protein, producing the protein MKYPSVLVALALLAALPASAIAYRLLPEERLAEVVQVRALRYGDTGEAVAALQELLHARGFDPGPVDGIFGPLTEAAVKAAQRHFGLEVDGLAGRLTIGALRAQVPTGARAGADSDGTGAWGEDLDAGSTQVGESVSRAQAAAGRPPRVSIDRADAGDSRPTTTAVGTTQEGARSNAGTVLPADGAEGPGPIRAESGLLIYQAASGDQSGVAPAAPAGEVALTFHHLPAPEALDALLVLLEEAEVHATFFVTGEEALARPADLRRIRSAGHAIGSLGYREVDMRRMSPADAREELRRASQAIRDAAGAAPELFRPPLGRFDRRLVALAEEEGMRVLLWSNAALFLEPDTRPQRLAELAGRALYSGAVLMLPLDEPAGLAAVAPLLDRARAAGYRVAPLERIEPPKGVALSTITAR; encoded by the coding sequence ATGAAGTATCCCTCCGTACTGGTCGCGCTGGCGCTGCTCGCCGCCTTGCCCGCATCCGCCATCGCCTACCGGCTCCTGCCTGAGGAGCGGCTCGCCGAGGTCGTGCAGGTGCGCGCCCTGCGCTACGGCGACACCGGCGAGGCGGTCGCAGCGCTGCAGGAACTGCTGCACGCGCGCGGGTTCGACCCCGGGCCCGTGGACGGGATCTTCGGACCGCTGACCGAGGCCGCGGTGAAGGCCGCCCAGCGCCACTTCGGGCTCGAGGTGGACGGGCTGGCCGGCCGCCTGACCATCGGGGCGCTTCGCGCGCAGGTTCCGACAGGGGCTCGCGCTGGCGCTGACTCGGACGGGACCGGCGCCTGGGGTGAGGACCTCGATGCCGGCTCTACGCAGGTCGGCGAGAGCGTCTCACGGGCGCAGGCTGCCGCCGGCCGGCCCCCTCGCGTGTCGATCGACCGGGCCGATGCGGGCGACTCCCGGCCCACGACCACCGCCGTCGGAACCACACAGGAGGGTGCCCGGTCGAACGCGGGCACGGTCCTCCCGGCGGACGGCGCGGAAGGGCCCGGCCCGATACGGGCCGAATCGGGACTGCTCATCTACCAGGCCGCGAGCGGGGACCAGTCCGGCGTGGCTCCCGCCGCGCCGGCGGGCGAGGTGGCCCTGACGTTCCACCACCTGCCCGCCCCTGAGGCGCTGGACGCGCTGCTGGTCCTCCTGGAGGAGGCCGAGGTGCATGCCACCTTCTTCGTGACCGGCGAGGAAGCGCTCGCCCGTCCCGCCGACCTCCGGCGCATCCGGTCAGCGGGGCACGCCATAGGCAGCCTCGGGTACCGGGAGGTGGACATGCGCCGGATGAGCCCCGCGGACGCCAGGGAGGAGCTGAGGCGCGCCAGCCAGGCCATCCGCGACGCCGCGGGCGCGGCGCCAGAGCTGTTCCGGCCGCCCCTGGGCCGGTTCGACCGCAGGCTGGTCGCCCTGGCGGAGGAGGAGGGGATGCGCGTCCTCCTCTGGTCCAACGCCGCCCTCTTCCTGGAGCCCGATACGCGGCCGCAGCGGCTGGCGGAGCTGGCTGGACGGGCGCTCTACTCCGGGGCGGTGCTGATGCTGCCCCTGGACGAGCCGGCGGGCCTCGCGGCCGTGGCGCCGCTGCTCGACAGGGCTCGCGCGGCGGGCTACCGCGTCGCCCCGCTGGAGCGAATCGAACCGCCAAAGGGAGTGGCGCTGTCGACAATTACAGCCAGATAA
- a CDS encoding small, acid-soluble spore protein, alpha/beta type, whose amino-acid sequence MRVPKLNTRCVKPREVAHRGSVHAHRSGLPHELLDRFKWEVARQAGLADQIVQKGWSEMSSRACGHIGGRIGGRMVKVMIRYAEQALAEGSAAIR is encoded by the coding sequence ATGCGCGTCCCGAAGTTGAATACTAGGTGCGTAAAACCGAGGGAGGTGGCGCACCGTGGCTCAGTTCACGCCCACCGATCGGGTTTACCGCATGAGCTCCTGGACCGCTTCAAGTGGGAGGTCGCCCGCCAGGCGGGCCTCGCCGATCAGATCGTGCAAAAGGGCTGGTCCGAGATGAGCTCACGCGCCTGTGGCCACATCGGAGGCCGGATCGGCGGTCGCATGGTCAAGGTGATGATCAGGTACGCCGAGCAGGCCCTGGCTGAAGGCTCCGCTGCCATCCGGTAG